The Streptomyces sp. RKAG293 genome includes a region encoding these proteins:
- a CDS encoding glycoside hydrolase family 15 protein, translating to MAGRIEDYALIGDMQTAALVCRDGTVDWLCLPRFDSPAVFAGLLGTEQHGFWRLGPAHAPGTGPPAATRRRYRGDSLVLESEWDTPRGTVRVIDFMPPRDGAPQVIRIVEGVSGRVPMRSALRMRFSYGQIVPWVHKVGDRTVAVAGPDSVWLDTEVDTYGKDLTTYADFTVSPGERVAFTISWEPSHRPPPSLPEPEASLESTEQFWQDWVDQCTYHGPYRDAVVRSLITLKGLTYGPTGGIVAAPTTSLPEDIGGVRNWDYRFTWLRDAAITLSSLLRTGYRDEARAWREWLLRAVAGDPENLQIMYGIAGERELGENELHWLPGYEGSTPVRIGNGAAHQLQLDVYGEVTEALHLAHMTGLARNDYASLLQLKLIRYLESHWNEPDEGIWEVRGPRRHFVHSKVMTWVAVDRTVKLIESGEADGPLERWRELRDDIHRDVCEKGYDKERNTFTQSYGSQELDASLLLIPQMGFLPPDDKRVIGTIEAIQRELSTEDGFILRYPTNSGDDNLDGLPGDEGAFLACSFWMADDLAMIGRVDEARQLFEKLLALRNDLGLLAEEWDPRLKRQVGNFPQAFSHVPLIDTALRLSACGAYGGG from the coding sequence GTGGCCGGGCGCATCGAGGATTACGCACTCATCGGCGATATGCAGACCGCTGCACTGGTCTGCCGGGACGGCACGGTCGACTGGCTGTGCCTGCCCCGGTTCGACTCCCCCGCGGTCTTCGCCGGCCTGCTCGGAACCGAGCAGCACGGATTCTGGAGGCTGGGCCCGGCCCACGCCCCCGGAACAGGTCCGCCCGCGGCGACGCGACGGCGTTACCGGGGCGACTCCCTCGTGCTGGAATCCGAATGGGACACCCCGCGCGGCACGGTCCGGGTGATCGACTTCATGCCGCCCCGTGACGGCGCCCCGCAGGTGATCCGGATCGTGGAGGGCGTCAGCGGGCGGGTGCCGATGCGCTCCGCCCTGCGGATGCGCTTCTCCTACGGCCAGATCGTGCCGTGGGTGCACAAGGTCGGCGACCGCACGGTCGCGGTGGCCGGGCCGGACTCCGTCTGGCTGGACACCGAGGTCGACACGTACGGCAAGGACCTGACGACGTACGCGGACTTCACCGTCTCGCCGGGCGAGCGGGTGGCCTTCACCATCAGCTGGGAGCCCTCGCACCGCCCGCCGCCGTCGCTGCCGGAGCCGGAGGCCTCGCTGGAGTCCACCGAGCAGTTCTGGCAGGACTGGGTCGACCAGTGCACGTACCACGGCCCCTACCGGGACGCCGTGGTCCGCTCGCTGATCACCCTCAAGGGCCTCACGTACGGCCCCACCGGCGGCATCGTCGCCGCTCCGACGACCTCGCTGCCCGAGGACATCGGCGGGGTCCGCAACTGGGACTACCGGTTCACCTGGCTGCGGGACGCGGCGATCACGCTGTCCTCGCTGCTGCGCACCGGCTACCGGGACGAGGCGCGGGCCTGGCGCGAGTGGCTGCTGCGCGCGGTGGCCGGCGACCCGGAGAACCTGCAGATCATGTACGGCATCGCCGGCGAGCGCGAGCTCGGTGAGAACGAGCTGCACTGGCTGCCCGGTTACGAGGGCTCCACCCCGGTCCGGATCGGCAACGGCGCCGCCCACCAGCTGCAGCTGGACGTCTACGGCGAGGTCACCGAGGCCCTGCACCTGGCCCATATGACCGGGCTGGCCCGCAACGACTACGCGAGCCTGCTGCAGCTCAAGCTGATCCGCTATCTCGAATCGCACTGGAACGAACCGGACGAGGGCATCTGGGAAGTGCGCGGCCCCCGCCGCCACTTCGTGCACTCCAAGGTGATGACCTGGGTCGCGGTGGACCGCACCGTCAAGCTCATCGAGTCGGGCGAGGCGGACGGCCCGCTGGAACGCTGGCGCGAACTGCGCGACGACATCCACCGGGACGTCTGTGAGAAGGGTTACGACAAGGAGCGCAACACCTTCACCCAGTCCTACGGCTCCCAGGAGCTGGACGCCTCGCTGCTGCTCATCCCGCAGATGGGCTTCCTGCCACCGGACGACAAGCGCGTCATCGGCACCATCGAGGCGATCCAGCGTGAGCTGAGCACCGAGGACGGCTTCATCCTGCGCTACCCGACCAACAGCGGCGACGACAACCTCGACGGGCTGCCGGGTGACGAAGGGGCCTTCCTGGCCTGCTCGTTCTGGATGGCCGACGACCTGGCGATGATCGGCCGGGTGGACGAGGCCCGCCAGCTGTTCGAGAAGCTGCTGGCGCTCCGCAACGACCTCGGGCTGCTCGCCGAGGAGTGGGACCCCCGGCTCAAGCGCCAGGTCGGCAACTTCCCGCAGGCGTTCAGCCATGTGCCGCTCATCGACACGGCGCTGCGGCTGAGTGCCTGCGGGGCGTACGGCGGCGGCTGA
- a CDS encoding NB-ARC domain-containing protein: protein MADQVLDAGESVADADFVPSPGHGPEAKDPVPPPPPVPGCALPEDVPHFVGRRRELDGLRADIDRPGLATLGGKVADGSRVLLIAGRPGSGRTALAVHLARDVAARYADGQHFVRLTGSGGERTPPEQAARALLRDLGAGSPLPEAEPGEVYAALRAALAGRRTVLVLDDVSHADQLLPLLPEGPGSLVVATSEGPLPGVPDVRPCTLGGLDTAASVDLLSQAIGPTRVTCDPRAAETLVQECAGHPTALRLVAAWLAAQPRLSVTDATSRLRAVPDEPAPPARTAAKTGPQAGRGAVPPAEPEGAAATGSDGAPGTGTEAGSERVAGSGPKARAEEAPKPAAGPAPAAASVAHATAPEASPRATAPPQLVRAFRLVYDSLPPTAARMLRLLALAPAGLVDSHIASALAGCSVTAAQSTLDDLGAHGLLHADPVDPPLPPQYRVPGCLEPLLRALLETRDRTGEVQLARARMLERTVRLLQSCRITLEPDGSPGRASLEGLPRSMRFGSRSAAAVWLRARLPALLAAAHAAVADGELDTLARRLVANLVRALGVDPADRETAGERYQLHALVLDVATRRGLPREKAAALINLADLDVEAGRTRQALDRYRLALGEARTGDDGEAEGRAMEAIGGTYLELDDPQRAADWYGRALALRLARGETGHAARLHGRLGALHTYGGRYGTALREWRAAAGAHRRLGDLPAQARALSEAARVQEYAGHPEDALRTCRDALYWARQAGDERLEGAVLLRMADTLDRLGDPGGARLQRAAAKRLLSPGEVPG, encoded by the coding sequence GTGGCGGATCAGGTGCTGGACGCCGGTGAATCGGTGGCCGACGCGGACTTCGTGCCGTCACCCGGCCATGGGCCGGAGGCGAAGGACCCGGTCCCGCCCCCACCGCCGGTGCCGGGCTGCGCCCTTCCCGAGGACGTTCCGCACTTCGTCGGGCGCCGCAGGGAACTGGACGGGCTGCGGGCCGACATCGACCGGCCGGGCCTGGCCACACTGGGCGGCAAGGTGGCGGACGGCAGCCGCGTCCTGCTCATCGCGGGACGGCCCGGCTCCGGGCGGACCGCGCTCGCCGTCCATCTCGCCCGGGACGTCGCCGCGCGCTACGCCGACGGGCAGCACTTCGTACGGCTCACCGGCAGCGGCGGCGAGCGCACCCCTCCGGAACAGGCCGCGCGGGCGCTGCTGCGGGACCTCGGCGCCGGGTCGCCGCTGCCGGAGGCGGAGCCCGGTGAGGTGTACGCGGCACTGCGCGCGGCACTGGCGGGCCGCCGCACCGTCCTGGTGCTCGATGACGTCTCGCACGCCGACCAGCTGCTGCCGCTGCTCCCGGAAGGGCCCGGCAGTCTGGTGGTGGCCACGTCCGAGGGGCCGCTGCCGGGTGTCCCGGACGTCCGGCCGTGCACCCTCGGCGGGCTGGACACCGCCGCTTCCGTCGATCTGCTGTCGCAGGCGATCGGCCCGACCCGGGTCACCTGTGATCCGCGGGCGGCCGAGACCCTCGTCCAGGAGTGCGCCGGGCACCCCACCGCGCTGCGACTGGTCGCCGCCTGGCTCGCCGCCCAGCCGCGGCTGTCGGTGACCGACGCCACCAGCCGGCTGCGCGCGGTACCGGACGAGCCGGCGCCGCCGGCGAGGACCGCGGCGAAGACCGGGCCCCAGGCCGGGCGCGGCGCCGTGCCGCCGGCGGAGCCTGAAGGGGCTGCCGCGACCGGCTCCGACGGTGCGCCCGGGACCGGGACCGAGGCGGGCTCCGAGCGGGTGGCCGGGTCCGGGCCGAAGGCGCGCGCGGAGGAGGCCCCGAAACCTGCGGCCGGGCCCGCTCCGGCGGCGGCATCCGTCGCCCACGCCACCGCGCCGGAGGCGTCACCGCGCGCCACCGCGCCGCCCCAGCTGGTGCGCGCCTTCCGGCTGGTCTACGACTCGCTGCCGCCCACCGCCGCCCGGATGCTGCGGCTGCTGGCGCTGGCGCCGGCCGGACTGGTGGACTCGCACATCGCCTCGGCGCTGGCCGGCTGCTCGGTGACCGCCGCGCAGAGCACGCTGGACGACCTCGGCGCGCACGGGCTGCTGCACGCGGATCCGGTGGATCCGCCGCTGCCCCCGCAGTACCGGGTGCCTGGCTGCCTCGAACCGCTGCTGCGGGCTCTGCTGGAGACCCGGGACCGGACGGGCGAGGTCCAGCTGGCCAGGGCCAGGATGCTGGAGCGGACGGTGCGGCTGCTGCAGTCGTGCCGCATCACGCTGGAGCCCGACGGTTCCCCGGGCCGGGCGTCGCTGGAGGGGCTGCCGCGCTCGATGCGCTTCGGATCGCGGTCCGCCGCCGCCGTATGGCTGCGGGCCCGCCTCCCCGCGCTGCTCGCCGCGGCCCACGCCGCGGTCGCCGACGGGGAACTCGACACCCTGGCCCGGCGGTTGGTCGCCAATCTGGTGCGGGCACTGGGCGTGGATCCGGCGGACCGGGAGACGGCGGGGGAGCGCTATCAGCTGCACGCCCTGGTGCTCGATGTGGCGACCCGCCGCGGGCTGCCCCGCGAGAAGGCGGCGGCGCTGATCAACCTCGCCGACCTCGATGTGGAGGCCGGCAGGACCCGGCAGGCGCTGGACCGCTACCGGCTGGCCCTCGGCGAGGCGCGGACCGGTGACGACGGAGAGGCCGAAGGCCGGGCGATGGAGGCCATCGGCGGCACGTACCTGGAGCTCGACGACCCGCAGCGGGCCGCGGACTGGTACGGCAGGGCGCTCGCGCTGCGGCTGGCCCGCGGGGAGACCGGCCACGCGGCCCGGCTGCACGGCCGGCTCGGCGCACTGCACACCTACGGTGGCCGGTACGGCACCGCGCTGCGCGAGTGGCGGGCCGCCGCGGGCGCCCACCGGCGGCTCGGCGACCTGCCGGCCCAGGCCCGCGCGCTGAGCGAGGCGGCGCGGGTCCAGGAGTACGCGGGACATCCCGAGGACGCTCTGCGGACCTGTCGTGACGCCCTGTACTGGGCCCGGCAGGCCGGCGACGAACGGCTGGAAGGCGCCGTACTGCTGCGGATGGCCGACACCCTCGACCGGCTCGGCGATCCGGGCGGCGCACGTCTGCAGCGCGCGGCCGCGAAGCGCCTGCTCAGCCCGGGTGAAGTCCCCGGCTGA
- a CDS encoding NAD kinase, producing the protein MIFLLTHTGRPAAIRSAERVVLGLLRCGIGVRVLTDEAADLAAELPLPAEVELVTEGGPGAVEGCELIIVLGGDGTLLRGAEFARASGVPMLGVNLGRVGFLAEAERDDLDKVVDRVVTKQYEVEERMTLDVLVRNDGHVVHTDWALNEASVEKQARERMLEVVTEVDGRPVSRFGGDGVVCATPTGSTAYAFSAGGPVVWPEVEALLMVPISAHALFARPLVTSPRSVLAVEVQPKTPHGVLWCDGRRTVELPAGARVEVRRGAVPVRLARLHHASFTDRLVAKFALPVAGWRGAPQ; encoded by the coding sequence ATGATCTTCCTGCTCACGCACACCGGCCGGCCGGCCGCGATCCGCAGCGCGGAACGGGTCGTGCTCGGCCTGCTGCGCTGCGGGATCGGGGTGCGGGTCCTGACGGACGAGGCCGCGGACCTGGCCGCGGAACTGCCGCTGCCCGCCGAGGTGGAGCTGGTGACGGAGGGCGGCCCCGGGGCCGTCGAGGGCTGTGAACTGATCATCGTCCTCGGTGGTGACGGGACGCTGCTGCGCGGCGCGGAGTTCGCGCGCGCCTCCGGCGTGCCGATGCTCGGGGTCAACCTGGGCCGGGTCGGGTTCCTCGCCGAGGCGGAGCGGGACGACCTGGACAAGGTCGTGGACCGGGTGGTCACCAAGCAGTACGAGGTCGAGGAGCGGATGACGCTCGACGTCCTCGTCCGCAACGACGGACATGTGGTGCACACCGACTGGGCGCTCAACGAGGCGTCGGTGGAGAAGCAGGCGCGCGAGCGGATGCTGGAGGTCGTGACCGAGGTCGACGGCCGTCCGGTGTCACGATTCGGCGGTGACGGCGTGGTCTGCGCCACCCCGACCGGCTCGACCGCCTACGCCTTCTCGGCCGGCGGCCCGGTGGTCTGGCCCGAGGTCGAGGCGCTGCTGATGGTGCCGATCAGCGCGCACGCGCTGTTCGCCCGGCCGCTGGTGACCTCGCCGCGTTCGGTGCTCGCCGTCGAGGTGCAGCCCAAGACGCCGCACGGCGTGCTGTGGTGCGACGGCCGGCGCACCGTCGAGCTGCCCGCCGGGGCCCGCGTGGAGGTACGGCGGGGCGCCGTGCCGGTACGCCTCGCCCGGCTGCACCACGCCTCCTTCACGGACCGTCTGGTGGCGAAGTTCGCCCTGCCCGTCGCGGGCTGGCGGGGTGCCCCGCAGTAA
- a CDS encoding NUDIX hydrolase, which translates to MLQDIAEEWQVTATSTPFAGAKTSVRTDEVVMPDGGTAKRDYQVHPGSVAVVALDGDGRVLVLRQYRHPVRQKLWEVPAGLLDVPGENPLHAAQRELYEEAHVKAGEWRVLTDLYTSPGGSDEAVRIFLARDISEAEGERFEVSEEEADMEYARVPLAELVRDVLAGQVHNTCLVAGVLALHAALSGDGVDALRPAEAPWPARPFTA; encoded by the coding sequence ATGCTGCAGGACATCGCCGAGGAGTGGCAGGTCACCGCGACCTCGACGCCGTTCGCCGGGGCGAAGACGAGCGTCCGCACGGACGAGGTCGTCATGCCGGACGGCGGCACCGCCAAGCGCGACTACCAGGTCCACCCGGGCTCGGTGGCCGTGGTCGCCCTCGACGGGGACGGCCGGGTCCTGGTCCTGCGCCAGTACCGGCACCCGGTACGGCAGAAGCTGTGGGAGGTGCCCGCCGGGCTCCTCGACGTGCCCGGCGAGAACCCGCTGCACGCGGCGCAGCGCGAGCTCTACGAAGAGGCGCACGTCAAGGCCGGGGAGTGGCGGGTGCTCACCGATCTCTACACCTCTCCCGGCGGCAGCGACGAAGCCGTCCGGATCTTCCTGGCCCGTGACATCTCCGAGGCGGAGGGCGAGCGGTTCGAGGTCTCCGAGGAGGAGGCCGACATGGAGTACGCCCGGGTGCCGCTGGCCGAGCTGGTGCGCGACGTGCTGGCCGGCCAGGTGCACAACACCTGCCTGGTGGCCGGGGTCCTCGCCCTGCACGCCGCGCTCTCGGGCGACGGGGTGGACGCGCTGCGGCCCGCCGAGGCCCCCTGGCCCGCCCGGCCCTTCACGGCGTAA
- the recN gene encoding DNA repair protein RecN has product MVVSVLEEMRIRSLGVIEDAVVEFSPGFTAVTGETGAGKTMVVTSLGLLLGGRADPALVRIGAKAAVVEGRITLGRDSPAAVRAEEAGAELDDGALLISRTVSAEGRSRAHVGGRSVPVGLLGELADDLVAVHGQTDQQGLLRPARQRQALDRYAGDAVAVPLAKYGAAYRRLREVAGELDELTTRARERSQEADLIRFGIGEVADAEPLPGEDTELAAEAERLGHAEALASAAAVAHAALAGNPEDPEGNDANTLVSGAQRALEAVRAHDPALAALAERIGEIGILVGDVAQELAGYSDDLDADPLRLAAVEERRAVLSHLTRKYGSDIDGVLAWAEQSAGRLGELEGDDERIAELTGERDALRAELGELAQALSDARTEAADRFAAAVTAELAELAMPHARVGVAIRQTADPEGIQVGGQLVAFGATGADEVELQLAPHPGAPARPIAKGASGGELSRVMLAVEVVFAGSDPVPTYLFDEVDAGVGGKAAVEVGRRLARLARTAQVVVVTHLPQVAAFADRQLLVEKTNDGSVTRSGVTVLEGEDRVRELSRMLAGLEDSELGRAHAEELLAAARATS; this is encoded by the coding sequence ATGGTCGTATCCGTGTTGGAGGAGATGCGGATCCGGTCGCTGGGTGTCATCGAGGATGCCGTGGTGGAGTTTTCACCCGGCTTCACCGCGGTGACCGGCGAGACCGGTGCGGGCAAGACCATGGTCGTCACGAGCCTCGGCCTGCTGTTGGGCGGCCGGGCCGATCCCGCTTTGGTGCGGATCGGTGCGAAGGCGGCGGTGGTCGAGGGGCGGATCACGCTCGGCCGGGACTCGCCGGCCGCCGTCCGCGCCGAGGAGGCGGGGGCGGAACTCGACGACGGCGCGCTGCTGATCAGCCGTACCGTCTCGGCCGAGGGGCGGTCGCGGGCCCATGTCGGCGGGCGCTCCGTGCCGGTCGGGCTGCTCGGCGAGCTCGCCGACGACCTGGTGGCCGTGCACGGCCAGACCGACCAGCAGGGCCTGTTGCGCCCCGCCCGGCAGCGCCAGGCGCTGGACCGGTACGCGGGCGACGCCGTGGCCGTGCCGCTGGCGAAGTACGGGGCGGCGTACCGGCGGCTGCGGGAGGTGGCGGGCGAGCTCGACGAGCTGACCACCCGGGCCCGTGAGCGGTCCCAGGAGGCGGATCTGATCCGGTTCGGGATCGGTGAGGTCGCCGACGCCGAGCCGCTGCCCGGCGAGGACACCGAGCTGGCCGCCGAGGCCGAACGGCTCGGCCACGCCGAGGCGCTGGCCTCCGCCGCGGCCGTCGCGCACGCCGCGCTCGCGGGCAACCCCGAGGACCCGGAGGGCAACGACGCCAACACCCTCGTCTCCGGCGCCCAGCGCGCGCTGGAGGCCGTCCGCGCCCATGACCCGGCGCTCGCGGCGCTCGCCGAACGCATCGGTGAGATCGGCATCCTCGTCGGCGACGTCGCCCAGGAGCTGGCCGGTTACTCGGACGACCTGGACGCCGATCCGCTGCGGCTCGCCGCGGTGGAGGAACGGCGGGCGGTGCTCTCCCATCTGACCCGCAAGTACGGTTCGGACATCGACGGGGTGCTGGCCTGGGCCGAGCAGAGCGCCGGCCGGCTCGGTGAGCTGGAGGGCGACGACGAGCGGATCGCGGAGCTGACCGGGGAACGGGACGCGCTGCGGGCCGAGCTCGGGGAGCTCGCGCAGGCGCTGAGCGACGCCCGTACGGAGGCGGCGGACCGTTTCGCCGCCGCGGTCACCGCGGAACTGGCCGAGCTGGCGATGCCGCACGCCCGGGTCGGGGTGGCCATCCGGCAGACCGCCGATCCCGAGGGGATCCAGGTCGGCGGGCAGCTCGTCGCCTTCGGCGCGACCGGCGCCGACGAGGTGGAGCTCCAGCTCGCCCCGCACCCGGGCGCCCCGGCCCGGCCGATCGCCAAGGGCGCGTCCGGTGGTGAGCTGTCGCGGGTGATGCTCGCCGTCGAGGTCGTCTTCGCCGGATCCGATCCCGTGCCGACGTATCTCTTCGACGAGGTCGACGCGGGTGTCGGCGGCAAGGCCGCGGTCGAGGTGGGCCGCCGGCTGGCGCGCCTCGCGCGGACCGCGCAGGTCGTCGTGGTCACCCACCTCCCGCAGGTGGCGGCGTTCGCCGACCGGCAGCTGCTGGTGGAGAAGACGAACGACGGTTCGGTGACCCGCAGCGGTGTCACCGTTCTCGAAGGTGAGGACCGGGTGCGGGAGCTCTCCCGTATGCTCGCCGGGCTCGAGGACTCCGAACTCGGCCGGGCCCACGCCGAGGAGTTGCTGGCCGCGGCCCGCGCCACCAGCTGA
- a CDS encoding CTP synthase, with product MAIAPKSTTTKHLFVTGGVASSLGKGLTASSLGALLKARGLRVTMQKLDPYLNVDPGTMNPFQHGEVFVTDDGSETDLDIGHYERFLDVNLDGSANVTTGQIYSTVIAKERRGEYLGDTVQVIPHITNEIKSRIRRMATDDVDVVITEVGGTVGDIESLPFLESVRQVRHEVGRDNVFVVHISLLPYIGPSGELKTKPTQHSVSALRSIGIQPDAIVLRADRPVPDAIKRKISLMCDVDEDAVVAAIDAPSIYDIPKVLHTEGLDAYVVRKLDLPFRDVDWTQWDDLLKRVHQPAHQVTVALVGKYIDLPDAYLSVTEALRAGGFANNAKVTIKWVTSDECKTPAGAKKHLSGVDAVCVPGGFGDRGVEGKVSAITYARENKIPLLGLCLGLQCVVIEAARSLAGIPDANSTEFDSATAHPVISTMAEQLDIVDGKGDLGGTMRLGLYPAKLTEGSIVREVYGGEPYAEERHRHRYEVNNAYRAELEKKAGLVFSGTSPDNKLVEYVEYPREVHPYLVATQAHPELKSRPTRPHPLFAGLVAAAVKRQQG from the coding sequence TTGGCAATTGCGCCCAAATCCACGACGACCAAGCACCTCTTCGTCACCGGGGGTGTCGCCTCCTCCCTCGGGAAGGGGCTGACGGCCTCCAGCCTCGGTGCGCTGCTGAAGGCGCGCGGCCTCCGGGTCACCATGCAGAAGCTCGACCCGTACCTCAACGTGGACCCGGGCACGATGAACCCGTTCCAGCACGGTGAGGTCTTCGTCACCGACGACGGTTCCGAGACCGACCTGGACATCGGCCACTACGAGCGTTTCCTGGACGTCAACCTCGACGGCTCGGCGAACGTGACCACGGGCCAGATCTACTCCACGGTCATCGCCAAGGAGCGCCGCGGCGAGTACCTCGGCGACACCGTCCAGGTCATCCCGCACATCACCAACGAGATCAAGTCCCGGATCCGCCGGATGGCGACCGACGACGTGGACGTGGTGATCACCGAGGTCGGCGGCACCGTCGGCGACATCGAGTCGCTGCCCTTCCTGGAGTCGGTCCGCCAGGTCCGGCACGAGGTCGGCCGCGACAACGTCTTCGTCGTGCACATCTCGCTGCTGCCGTACATCGGCCCGTCCGGTGAGCTCAAGACCAAGCCGACCCAGCACTCCGTCTCGGCGCTGCGCAGCATCGGCATCCAGCCCGACGCGATCGTGCTGCGCGCCGACCGCCCGGTGCCGGACGCCATCAAGCGCAAGATCTCGCTGATGTGCGACGTCGACGAGGACGCGGTCGTCGCCGCCATCGACGCCCCGTCGATCTACGACATCCCCAAGGTGCTGCACACCGAGGGACTGGACGCGTACGTCGTCCGCAAGCTGGACCTGCCGTTCCGTGATGTGGACTGGACCCAGTGGGACGACCTGCTCAAGCGGGTCCACCAGCCCGCGCACCAGGTCACGGTCGCGCTCGTCGGCAAGTACATCGACCTGCCCGACGCGTATCTGTCGGTGACCGAGGCGCTGCGCGCCGGCGGTTTCGCCAACAACGCCAAGGTCACCATCAAGTGGGTCACCTCGGACGAGTGCAAGACCCCGGCCGGCGCCAAGAAGCACCTCTCCGGCGTCGACGCGGTCTGCGTACCCGGTGGCTTCGGCGACCGCGGTGTCGAGGGCAAGGTCTCGGCGATCACCTACGCCCGCGAGAACAAGATCCCGCTGCTGGGGCTCTGCCTGGGCCTGCAGTGCGTCGTCATCGAGGCGGCCCGCTCGCTGGCCGGCATCCCGGACGCGAACTCCACCGAGTTCGACTCCGCGACCGCCCACCCCGTCATCTCGACGATGGCCGAGCAGCTCGACATCGTCGACGGCAAGGGCGACCTCGGCGGCACCATGCGGCTGGGCCTGTACCCGGCCAAGCTCACCGAGGGCTCCATCGTGCGCGAGGTGTACGGCGGCGAGCCGTACGCCGAGGAGCGCCACCGGCACCGCTACGAGGTCAACAACGCCTACCGGGCGGAGCTGGAGAAGAAGGCCGGACTGGTCTTCTCCGGGACCTCGCCCGACAACAAGCTGGTGGAGTACGTCGAGTACCCGCGCGAGGTGCACCCGTACCTCGTCGCCACTCAGGCGCACCCCGAGCTGAAGTCCCGCCCGACGCGCCCGCACCCGCTCTTCGCGGGTCTGGTCGCGGCGGCGGTCAAGCGCCAGCAGGGCTGA
- a CDS encoding glycosyltransferase family 4 protein: MSSTPIPLRGQLHAVLVLGGAGGPAGAHVSSLAGGLVARGVRVTVCGPAAAENDYAFTGTGARFERVEIAHRAARSDATVVAELRVACTDADVVHAHGLRAGLLSSLALSGRSTPLVVTWHSAVLAEGARARLLRWLERRVVRAAAVVLGASSDLVDRARSLGARDARLAPVAVPVPGVAAPEPHGDAERMRQKTRAEFGAVDRPLVLAVGRLEPHKGYDLLLDACRMLADHDPRPLVIVAGEGSRRAALEQRIDTERLPVRLIGRRADVTELLAAADVVVLPSRWEARALIAQEALHAGVPLVATAVGGIPELVGDAAELVPYGDPGALARTVARLLDEPERRIALAAAGRAQAATWPTEDDTVAQVLSIYDELAQR; this comes from the coding sequence GTGAGCAGCACTCCGATCCCCCTGCGAGGACAGCTGCACGCCGTCCTCGTGCTGGGCGGGGCGGGCGGTCCCGCAGGTGCGCACGTCAGCTCGCTCGCGGGCGGCCTCGTCGCCCGCGGAGTGCGGGTCACGGTGTGCGGCCCGGCCGCCGCCGAAAACGATTACGCCTTCACCGGCACGGGTGCCCGGTTCGAGCGCGTGGAGATCGCCCACCGGGCGGCCAGGTCCGACGCGACGGTCGTCGCGGAACTGCGGGTGGCCTGCACGGACGCCGATGTGGTGCACGCGCACGGCCTGCGCGCCGGGCTGCTGTCGTCGCTGGCGCTCAGCGGCCGTTCCACCCCGCTCGTGGTGACGTGGCACAGCGCGGTCCTCGCCGAGGGTGCCAGGGCCCGGCTGCTGCGCTGGCTGGAGCGCCGGGTGGTGCGGGCCGCGGCCGTGGTGCTCGGGGCCTCGTCCGACCTGGTGGACCGGGCCAGGTCGCTGGGCGCCCGGGACGCGCGGCTGGCGCCGGTCGCGGTGCCGGTGCCCGGGGTCGCGGCCCCGGAGCCGCACGGCGACGCCGAGCGGATGCGGCAGAAGACGCGGGCCGAGTTCGGGGCGGTGGACCGGCCCCTGGTGCTGGCCGTCGGCCGGCTGGAGCCGCACAAGGGCTACGACCTGCTGCTGGACGCCTGCCGCATGCTGGCGGACCACGACCCCCGGCCGCTGGTCATCGTGGCGGGAGAGGGCTCCCGGCGGGCCGCGCTGGAGCAGCGGATCGACACCGAGCGGCTGCCCGTCCGGCTGATCGGCCGCCGGGCCGATGTCACGGAACTGCTCGCCGCGGCCGACGTGGTGGTCCTGCCGAGCCGGTGGGAGGCGCGCGCCCTGATCGCCCAGGAGGCCCTGCACGCGGGGGTGCCGCTGGTCGCCACCGCGGTCGGCGGGATCCCCGAACTGGTCGGTGACGCGGCGGAGCTGGTGCCGTACGGCGATCCGGGGGCGCTGGCCCGGACGGTGGCCCGGCTGCTCGACGAACCGGAGCGCCGGATCGCGCTCGCCGCGGCAGGGCGGGCCCAGGCCGCCACCTGGCCGACCGAGGACGACACGGTCGCCCAGGTGCTCAGCATCTACGACGAGTTGGCGCAGCGCTGA